In Nonomuraea sp. NBC_00507, the following are encoded in one genomic region:
- a CDS encoding SulP family inorganic anion transporter, with protein sequence MSSAPAGARRRARLVGLLPRRSDWAVARRNPRRDLLAGLTVAIVALPLALAFGVSSGLGAQAGLATAIVAGVLAAVFGGSNLQVSGPTGAMTVVLVPIMHQYGAGGVLMVGLLAGLVLIVLAVARVGRFAQFMPTPVIEGFTAGIAVVIALQQVPSALGVTGADGERVWQVAFAAVTRFVGDADPVPLLMAVAVAALMLAGARWRPGVPFSLIGVVVATGVAELAGLDVARIGALPATLPAPSLGFVDAGALAGLVPSALAVAALAALESLLCASVADAMSVNERHDPDRELFGQGVANLVAPLFGGVPATAAIARTAVNVRSGARSRVAAVSHAVVLAVIVFAASGLVGRIPLAVLAGVLLATTVRMVEVGSLRAIARSTRSDALVMALTFVVTVALDLVTAVAIGIGVAIVLALRAVALTVRIEQVPLEAGDHSEEELRLLEDHIVAYRFDGPLFFAAAHRFLLELSEVADVRVVILRMSRVTTIDATGAQVLGDAIARLEQRGIIVLLSGIKPGHGQVMGVLGVAEHLRRDGLIFADTPAAIAHARGLLAPGAVVEEVVAGKV encoded by the coding sequence ATGAGTTCGGCTCCCGCGGGTGCGCGCAGGCGCGCCCGTCTTGTGGGCCTGCTACCACGCCGGTCGGACTGGGCGGTGGCGCGCCGCAATCCTCGTCGTGATCTGCTGGCCGGCCTGACGGTCGCCATCGTCGCGCTGCCCTTGGCGCTGGCCTTCGGAGTCAGCTCGGGGCTGGGCGCCCAGGCCGGGCTGGCCACCGCGATCGTTGCCGGGGTGCTGGCCGCGGTGTTCGGTGGTAGCAACTTGCAGGTGTCCGGGCCGACCGGGGCGATGACCGTGGTGCTGGTGCCGATCATGCATCAGTACGGCGCCGGCGGGGTGTTGATGGTGGGCCTGCTGGCCGGGTTGGTGCTCATCGTGCTGGCCGTGGCCAGGGTCGGCCGGTTTGCCCAGTTCATGCCCACCCCGGTCATCGAGGGGTTCACCGCGGGCATCGCGGTGGTGATCGCTTTGCAGCAGGTCCCGTCGGCTCTTGGGGTCACGGGGGCCGATGGCGAACGGGTCTGGCAGGTGGCCTTTGCGGCGGTTACCCGCTTTGTCGGCGATGCCGATCCTGTGCCGCTGCTGATGGCTGTGGCCGTGGCGGCCCTGATGCTGGCCGGCGCCCGCTGGCGGCCGGGTGTGCCGTTCTCGCTGATCGGTGTGGTCGTGGCGACCGGGGTGGCCGAGCTCGCCGGGCTGGATGTCGCCCGGATCGGGGCGCTGCCGGCCACCTTGCCCGCTCCGAGTCTCGGCTTCGTCGATGCCGGTGCGCTCGCCGGCCTGGTGCCATCCGCGCTGGCCGTGGCGGCGCTGGCGGCGCTGGAGAGTCTGCTGTGTGCCTCGGTGGCCGATGCGATGAGCGTGAACGAACGGCATGATCCCGATCGGGAGCTGTTCGGCCAGGGCGTCGCCAATCTGGTCGCACCGCTGTTCGGCGGGGTGCCCGCCACCGCGGCGATCGCCCGGACCGCGGTCAACGTGCGCTCCGGCGCCCGCTCCCGGGTGGCGGCCGTCTCCCATGCGGTCGTGCTCGCGGTCATCGTGTTCGCCGCCTCCGGGCTGGTCGGCCGCATTCCGCTGGCCGTCCTGGCCGGGGTGCTGCTGGCTACCACAGTCCGGATGGTCGAGGTCGGCTCGCTGCGGGCGATCGCCCGTTCCACCCGCTCGGACGCGCTGGTGATGGCGTTGACCTTTGTGGTCACGGTCGCTCTCGACCTGGTCACCGCGGTGGCGATCGGCATCGGTGTGGCTATCGTGCTGGCGCTGCGTGCCGTCGCTCTCACGGTCCGGATCGAGCAGGTTCCCCTGGAGGCCGGCGACCACAGTGAGGAGGAGCTCAGGCTGCTTGAAGATCATATCGTCGCCTACCGCTTCGACGGGCCCCTGTTCTTCGCCGCCGCGCATCGGTTCCTGCTGGAGCTGTCGGAGGTCGCCGACGTGCGCGTGGTGATCCTGCGCATGTCCCGCGTCACCACCATCGACGCCACCGGCGCCCAGGTTCTCGGAGATGCGATCGCACGGTTGGAGCAGCGCGGCATCATCGTGCTGCTGTCGGGCATCAAGCCCGGTCACGGCCAGGTGATGGGCGTCTTGGGCGTGGCCGAGCACCTGCGCCGCGACGGGCTGATCTTCGCTGACACCCCTGCCGCCATCGCGCACGCGCGTGGCCTGCTCGCCCCCGGGGCCGTTGTGGAAGAGGTCGTCGCGGGCAAGGTGTGA
- a CDS encoding universal stress protein, with amino-acid sequence MNQGLPSGPRIVVGVDDSPASRWALAWGIGEARLRRAPLLAVHVSRAPITPIGEVLPYDHGASLEEEARSAELIASLFKDVAGGIPGDLHVVCVVQLGEPWRHLVELARPGDLLVLGRGRRHWWSRLFLPSTRRCCTRYARTTLVVVASPSAPDQPDLPAGHLGRRLRRPWMRHPPPP; translated from the coding sequence ATGAACCAGGGGCTACCCTCCGGCCCGCGGATCGTTGTGGGTGTCGATGACTCTCCCGCATCGCGATGGGCGCTGGCCTGGGGGATCGGAGAGGCGCGGCTGCGGCGTGCACCGCTGCTTGCCGTCCATGTGAGCCGCGCGCCGATCACCCCGATCGGTGAGGTGCTGCCGTACGATCACGGTGCCAGTCTGGAGGAAGAGGCCAGAAGCGCCGAGCTGATCGCGAGTCTGTTCAAGGACGTGGCCGGAGGGATCCCCGGCGACCTGCACGTCGTGTGTGTCGTGCAGTTGGGTGAGCCCTGGCGTCATCTCGTCGAACTCGCCCGCCCGGGTGATCTCCTGGTGCTCGGGCGGGGGAGGCGCCACTGGTGGAGCCGCCTCTTCCTGCCCTCCACACGCCGTTGCTGTACGCGTTATGCACGTACCACGCTGGTCGTGGTCGCGTCACCCTCGGCTCCGGACCAGCCCGATCTGCCTGCCGGGCACCTCGGCCGGCGCCTGCGCAGGCCGTGGATGCGTCACCCACCCCCGCCGTGA
- a CDS encoding carbon-nitrogen hydrolase family protein — translation MADLGRIDLRAPLTLAVAQPPCVPADVAANAVTHAAMVRSAGARVVVFPELSLSGYELAAPSIVADDPRLAPIVQACRDEKAIALAGAPVRGQDGRDYIATLAIDGTAVTVAYRKMWLHPPEPDRFAPGDKPAVVEVDGWRLGLAICRDSGVPEHALATASLGIDAYLASTLFSFGARNRRDARMRAIAAEHRVWVAVASFAGPTGGYRTTSGGSGIWAPDGSLAAQAGLQAGTFVLATLI, via the coding sequence ATTGCCGACCTGGGAAGGATCGACCTGCGTGCCCCGCTGACCCTCGCTGTTGCCCAGCCGCCCTGCGTACCGGCCGATGTTGCTGCCAACGCCGTGACCCACGCCGCGATGGTTCGTAGCGCCGGCGCCCGCGTGGTGGTCTTTCCCGAGTTGTCCCTGAGCGGCTACGAGCTGGCGGCGCCGTCGATCGTCGCCGACGATCCGCGGCTGGCCCCCATTGTGCAGGCGTGCAGGGACGAGAAGGCCATCGCGCTGGCAGGTGCCCCCGTCCGCGGGCAGGACGGCCGCGACTATATCGCCACGCTCGCCATCGACGGCACCGCCGTGACGGTGGCCTACCGGAAGATGTGGCTGCACCCGCCGGAGCCGGACCGGTTCGCTCCCGGCGACAAGCCCGCTGTGGTGGAGGTCGACGGCTGGCGGCTGGGCCTGGCGATCTGCAGGGACTCCGGCGTACCCGAACACGCCTTGGCGACCGCGAGCCTGGGCATCGACGCCTACCTTGCCAGCACCCTGTTCTCCTTCGGCGCACGGAACCGGCGCGATGCCCGCATGCGCGCCATCGCCGCCGAGCATCGTGTCTGGGTTGCGGTGGCCAGCTTCGCCGGGCCCACCGGCGGATATCGGACGACCTCCGGCGGGTCGGGGATCTGGGCGCCGGACGGGTCACTCGCGGCCCAGGCCGGATTGCAGGCCGGCACGTTCGTGCTGGCGACGCTCATCTGA
- a CDS encoding ArsR/SmtB family transcription factor, translating to MTLPLYQLKAEFFKTLGHPARIRILELLSQREHSVAEMLPEVGIEPAHMSQQLAVLRRANLVVSRKDGPTVYYAITSPEIAQLMAVARSILTGVLTGQAELLEDLRASTP from the coding sequence GTGACCCTGCCGCTCTACCAGCTCAAGGCGGAGTTCTTCAAGACCCTAGGGCATCCCGCCCGCATCCGGATCCTGGAGCTGCTCAGCCAGCGCGAGCACTCCGTCGCCGAGATGCTCCCCGAGGTCGGCATCGAGCCCGCACACATGTCCCAGCAGCTTGCGGTGTTGCGGCGGGCCAACCTGGTGGTCTCCCGCAAGGACGGCCCCACCGTGTACTACGCGATCACCAGCCCGGAGATCGCCCAGCTGATGGCCGTGGCGCGCTCGATCCTCACCGGTGTGCTGACGGGGCAGGCCGAACTGCTGGAAGACCTGCGCGCCTCCACCCCATAG
- a CDS encoding CBS domain-containing protein, with product MRRDLGSGPRSIETWRQHRTRPHDPSARTVGPDATVEQAACLLSRYRIGRLPIIDPTAHRLLGIVTRSDLLGVHRRADEEIRAQIENEVLPQVLRLDSQHFTVHVRSGVVTILGHVDRRSVVPARVEVTGHVEGVLRVTERIDDDVDDRLPASAVQWGGRM from the coding sequence ATGCGGCGTGATCTCGGGAGCGGACCTCGCAGCATTGAGACATGGCGTCAGCACCGCACGAGACCTCATGACCCGTCTGCCCGCACGGTCGGCCCCGACGCCACCGTGGAGCAGGCGGCGTGCCTTCTGAGCCGCTACCGGATCGGACGGCTGCCGATCATCGACCCCACTGCCCATCGGCTGCTGGGCATCGTGACCCGGTCCGACCTCTTGGGCGTGCATAGGCGCGCCGATGAGGAGATCCGCGCACAGATCGAGAACGAGGTCCTCCCACAGGTCCTCCGCCTGGACTCGCAGCACTTCACGGTGCATGTCCGGTCCGGCGTGGTCACCATCCTCGGACACGTCGACCGCAGGTCTGTTGTACCAGCCCGGGTGGAGGTGACCGGCCACGTCGAGGGTGTCCTGCGCGTCACCGAGCGCATCGATGACGACGTGGACGACCGGCTCCCGGCCTCGGCGGTCCAGTGGGGAGGCAGAATGTGA
- a CDS encoding cupredoxin domain-containing protein, with the protein MHRITNRRRLALATGAAAATLLAFSGCGDGSSAPEAPPARQATTSPAEQGRMINVTVNEFSFVMAKQDLAAGTYTFMIDNVGSAPHAMALEGPAVGTQQSDVVDGGKKTEWTVTLQPGTYEVWCPVGNHRAQGMETTLTVK; encoded by the coding sequence ATGCACAGGATCACCAATCGACGGCGACTGGCCCTCGCCACTGGGGCGGCTGCCGCCACGCTGCTGGCCTTTTCCGGTTGCGGGGACGGTTCGAGCGCGCCTGAGGCTCCTCCCGCCCGCCAGGCGACCACGTCGCCTGCCGAGCAGGGAAGGATGATCAACGTGACGGTGAACGAGTTCTCTTTCGTGATGGCCAAGCAAGACCTCGCCGCCGGCACGTACACGTTCATGATCGACAACGTCGGAAGTGCGCCCCACGCGATGGCCCTCGAGGGCCCCGCCGTGGGCACCCAACAGTCGGACGTTGTTGACGGCGGCAAGAAGACCGAATGGACGGTCACCCTTCAGCCCGGCACCTACGAGGTGTGGTGCCCGGTGGGAAACCACCGCGCCCAAGGCATGGAGACCACCCTGACCGTCAAGTGA
- a CDS encoding ArsR/SmtB family transcription factor, which yields MSVPLYEAKAELFRLLGHPVRIRVLELLQDGPMPVRQLLAEIEVEPTGLSQHLAVLRRSGMVTAQREGTTVVYALAGGRVAGLLRAARELLAEKLSGQHELLSELLEDTAGGEAS from the coding sequence ATGTCGGTGCCGCTGTATGAGGCCAAGGCCGAGCTGTTTCGGCTGCTGGGCCACCCGGTGCGGATCCGGGTGCTGGAGCTGCTGCAGGACGGACCGATGCCGGTGCGCCAGCTGCTGGCCGAGATCGAGGTGGAGCCGACCGGGCTGTCGCAGCATCTGGCGGTGCTGCGCCGCTCGGGCATGGTGACCGCGCAGCGCGAGGGGACCACAGTGGTGTACGCGCTGGCCGGTGGCCGGGTGGCCGGGCTGCTGCGCGCGGCTCGCGAGCTGCTGGCCGAGAAGCTGTCCGGGCAGCATGAGCTGCTCAGCGAGCTGTTGGAGGACACAGCCGGAGGCGAAGCCTCGTGA
- a CDS encoding NADH-quinone oxidoreductase subunit B family protein, translating to MGLWRKIAKTGRVAEPAPEREPGEPPAKAAELAGSVQIRHVDAGSCNGCEVEIASAFGPVYDAERYGARLVASPRHADALLVTGPVTRNMEVALRRTHDAVPEPRLVIALGDCARNCGAFAGAYGVAGAVSDVVPVDVEVPGCPPEPDAIVAALRGLTGR from the coding sequence ATGGGGTTGTGGCGGAAGATCGCGAAGACGGGCCGGGTGGCCGAGCCCGCACCGGAGCGCGAACCAGGTGAGCCGCCGGCGAAGGCGGCGGAGCTTGCCGGGTCGGTGCAGATCAGGCATGTGGATGCGGGGTCGTGCAACGGGTGCGAGGTGGAGATCGCCTCGGCGTTCGGCCCGGTGTATGACGCCGAGCGGTACGGCGCGCGGCTAGTGGCCTCGCCTCGGCATGCGGACGCCCTACTGGTGACCGGGCCGGTGACGCGCAATATGGAGGTGGCGCTGCGCCGCACCCATGACGCGGTTCCCGAACCACGGCTGGTGATCGCGCTGGGTGACTGCGCACGCAACTGCGGGGCGTTCGCCGGAGCCTACGGGGTGGCCGGGGCGGTGAGCGACGTGGTGCCGGTGGACGTGGAGGTGCCGGGCTGCCCGCCGGAGCCAGACGCGATCGTGGCGGCGTTGCGGGGGCTGACCGGCCGATGA
- a CDS encoding proton-conducting transporter transmembrane domain-containing protein, with protein MNLVSTLYVMALSGCAVAAVAALLAPPRARLHLAGWCTAGAGGLGVAAGVAAVMSFGSSWSAWLPELLPLAGVRLAIDPLGGVFIAVTGVVAVCAAIYGIGYCDHGLDGRVFQSVLPLFVAAMLLVPAAASVSTFLLAWELMAVSSLLLVLAEHRRRAAVGGAGLWYAVMTHLGLVTILIGLVAFAAGAGGESFEQLRAAALSPAARTVVFLATFAGFASKAGIVPLHVWLPRAHPEAPSHVSALMSAAMVNMGVYGVVRVGLDLLGGGPAWWWLLVLAAGAASALFGILQAVVASDLKRLLGYSTTENLGLVLVGVGAAGFFAASDQLVLAALALAAALLHVVNHAAFKTVLFLSAGSVLHATGTRDLDALGGLRTRLPYTTAVFAVGALCASALPPGNAFVSEWLLLQSLIHALPGSGVAGAVTMPLAVAVIALSAGLAVATFVKAFGVGFLARPRSAEAERASESPPTMLGAMALAVAGCVALALAPTLVVPALGRAVGVVFPGRDVVSGELTLRLAGVSGMISPLLIAIALLAAVVAVLGLVRVTASRRARRAARLWDCGAGPMSARMEYTATSFAEPLQRVFDDVLAPESDVDVTPTKESTYLVERVRFHARVPDRIEHRLYDPLIAAVSAVGRAARGLATGSVHRYLGYGFWALTAALIVLVVLW; from the coding sequence ATGAACCTGGTCAGCACGCTGTACGTGATGGCGCTGTCCGGCTGCGCGGTCGCCGCTGTGGCCGCGTTGCTGGCTCCGCCACGAGCGCGGCTGCATCTGGCGGGCTGGTGCACGGCAGGCGCGGGCGGGCTGGGAGTGGCGGCGGGTGTGGCGGCCGTTATGTCTTTCGGCAGCAGTTGGTCGGCCTGGCTGCCGGAGCTGCTGCCGCTGGCCGGGGTACGGCTGGCGATCGACCCTCTGGGCGGGGTGTTCATCGCGGTCACCGGGGTGGTGGCGGTATGCGCGGCGATCTACGGGATCGGCTACTGCGACCACGGCCTGGACGGTCGCGTGTTCCAGTCCGTGCTGCCGCTGTTCGTGGCGGCCATGCTGCTGGTCCCCGCCGCGGCCAGCGTGAGCACGTTCCTGCTCGCCTGGGAGTTGATGGCCGTGTCGTCGCTGCTGCTGGTGCTGGCCGAGCACCGGCGGCGGGCGGCGGTGGGCGGGGCCGGGCTGTGGTACGCGGTCATGACCCACCTCGGCCTGGTGACGATCCTGATCGGGCTGGTCGCTTTCGCCGCCGGGGCCGGTGGGGAGAGCTTCGAGCAGCTGCGTGCCGCCGCGCTGTCGCCGGCCGCCAGGACCGTCGTGTTCCTGGCGACGTTCGCCGGGTTCGCCTCCAAGGCGGGCATCGTGCCGCTGCACGTGTGGCTGCCACGGGCGCACCCGGAGGCACCGAGTCACGTCTCGGCCCTGATGAGCGCGGCAATGGTGAACATGGGCGTCTACGGCGTGGTCCGGGTTGGGCTGGATCTGCTGGGTGGCGGGCCGGCGTGGTGGTGGCTGCTGGTGCTGGCAGCGGGCGCGGCGTCGGCGCTGTTCGGGATCTTGCAGGCGGTGGTCGCCTCGGATCTGAAGCGGCTGCTGGGTTACTCCACGACGGAGAACCTGGGCCTGGTGCTGGTCGGGGTGGGTGCGGCGGGCTTCTTCGCCGCGTCCGACCAGCTGGTGCTGGCGGCGTTGGCGCTGGCCGCGGCGCTGCTGCATGTGGTCAACCACGCCGCGTTCAAGACGGTGTTGTTCCTGTCGGCAGGCTCGGTGCTGCACGCGACGGGCACCCGCGATCTGGACGCCCTCGGTGGGCTGCGCACGCGGCTGCCGTACACCACCGCCGTTTTCGCGGTCGGCGCGTTGTGCGCCTCGGCGCTGCCGCCCGGCAACGCCTTCGTCAGCGAGTGGCTCCTGCTGCAGAGCCTGATCCACGCCCTGCCCGGTTCCGGGGTGGCGGGTGCGGTGACGATGCCGCTGGCCGTCGCGGTGATCGCGCTGTCGGCGGGGCTGGCGGTCGCCACCTTCGTCAAGGCGTTCGGCGTGGGGTTCCTGGCCCGGCCGCGCAGCGCCGAGGCCGAGCGGGCCAGTGAGAGCCCGCCGACCATGCTGGGCGCGATGGCACTCGCGGTGGCGGGCTGCGTGGCTTTGGCACTGGCCCCCACGCTGGTGGTGCCCGCGCTCGGCCGGGCAGTCGGAGTGGTGTTCCCTGGCCGGGACGTGGTGAGCGGGGAGTTGACGCTGCGGCTGGCGGGGGTCTCGGGGATGATCTCGCCGTTGCTGATCGCCATCGCCCTGTTGGCCGCCGTCGTGGCCGTCCTCGGCCTGGTACGGGTGACCGCGTCGCGGCGGGCACGGCGCGCCGCCCGGCTCTGGGATTGCGGCGCGGGACCGATGTCGGCCCGGATGGAATACACCGCCACGTCGTTCGCCGAGCCGCTGCAACGGGTCTTCGACGACGTGCTGGCCCCCGAAAGCGATGTGGACGTCACCCCAACGAAGGAGTCGACCTACTTGGTGGAACGTGTACGGTTCCACGCGCGGGTGCCGGACCGGATCGAGCACCGGCTCTACGATCCGCTGATCGCCGCCGTGTCCGCCGTCGGACGCGCCGCCCGCGGGCTGGCCACGGGCAGCGTGCACCGCTATCTCGGCTACGGATTCTGGGCGCTGACCGCGGCGCTGATCGTCTTGGTGGTGCTGTGGTGA
- a CDS encoding respiratory chain complex I subunit 1 family protein, which yields MTGVVGAVLQVIVVGVGSPLLVGVMRQVRARLEGRAGAGVLQPWRDLRKLMRKEPITPRGTGWVFRAAPLVLAGTALVVAAVVPLVTTASPLDGVADLFAVTALLALGSVALALGALDTGTAFGGMGASREMTVLALVEPTILVSVFALSIRAGSTSLGSIVTATVEDPLSVISPVSVLAAVALAIVTIAETGRIPVDNPSTHLELTMIHEAMVLEYAGPDLALIEWASAMRLSVLLGLLASLFFPLGIAIADAGVLALLVAVIALVVKVGLLGVLLSVGEVFMAKLRLFRVPELLAGSFLLALLAVAASFFLA from the coding sequence GTGACGGGTGTGGTCGGAGCTGTGCTTCAGGTGATCGTCGTCGGGGTCGGCTCGCCGCTGCTGGTGGGGGTGATGCGGCAGGTCCGCGCCCGGCTGGAGGGACGCGCTGGTGCAGGGGTCCTGCAGCCGTGGCGGGACCTGCGCAAGCTGATGCGCAAAGAGCCGATCACTCCGCGCGGCACCGGCTGGGTGTTCCGCGCGGCGCCGCTGGTGCTGGCCGGTACGGCGCTGGTCGTCGCCGCGGTGGTGCCGCTGGTGACCACGGCCTCGCCGCTGGACGGCGTCGCCGACCTGTTCGCGGTGACCGCGCTGCTGGCGCTGGGATCGGTGGCGCTGGCCCTGGGCGCCCTGGACACCGGGACGGCGTTCGGCGGGATGGGCGCCAGCCGGGAGATGACCGTGCTGGCGCTGGTGGAGCCGACGATCCTGGTGTCGGTGTTCGCGCTGTCGATCAGAGCCGGCTCCACCAGCCTGGGGTCGATCGTGACGGCGACAGTGGAGGATCCGTTGTCGGTGATCTCCCCGGTGAGCGTGCTGGCCGCGGTCGCGCTGGCGATCGTCACGATCGCGGAGACCGGCCGGATCCCGGTGGACAATCCGTCCACGCATCTGGAACTGACGATGATCCATGAGGCGATGGTTCTGGAGTACGCCGGGCCGGACCTGGCGCTGATCGAGTGGGCGTCGGCGATGCGGCTGTCGGTGCTACTGGGCCTGCTGGCCAGCCTGTTCTTCCCCCTGGGGATCGCCATCGCGGACGCGGGGGTGCTCGCGCTGCTGGTGGCGGTGATCGCGCTGGTGGTCAAGGTGGGGCTGCTGGGGGTGCTGTTGTCGGTCGGTGAGGTGTTCATGGCCAAGCTTCGGTTGTTCCGCGTTCCGGAGTTGCTGGCCGGTTCGTTCCTGTTGGCGTTGCTGGCCGTGGCCGCTTCCTTCTTCCTGGCCTGA
- a CDS encoding proton-conducting transporter transmembrane domain-containing protein — MDSLLVIAPVAVPAAAACVYAVLGWNRVTAWLGTLSAAGLLSCAVALAAGDRRDALGGLLLSDALSAFMLLVIGAVALLAMAASPAYLAAELAAGHTGPRAMRRYGVLTQSFIAAMALAVLSSSLGLLWVAIEATTILTAFLVGHRRTRQATEAAWKYVVICSVGIALALLGIVMVHYAGTRAGIASLDWVVLAEHANRLDPGVMRIAVMLLVLGFGTKAGLAPMHAWLPDAHSQAPAPVSALMSGVLLSVAFYAILRVKVIADLALGAGFARVLLVVVALASLAVAALLLLGQRDYKRLLAYSSIEHMGLVALGAAIGNTLALVAVLLHILGHGLGKSVLFLSAGQLHQALGSSRIHAVRGLVARAPLLSGVFALGLLALLGLPPFSLFASELGIARAGFAAGLGWAIAAALVLMLVIVAAIGRQGRRMLLGGGPGEAIALPRSVAVPLVAGLAGCAVLGITLGPLHSLLQAAATIAGATP, encoded by the coding sequence ATGGACAGCCTGCTGGTGATCGCTCCGGTCGCGGTGCCCGCGGCCGCCGCCTGCGTCTATGCCGTGCTCGGCTGGAACCGGGTCACCGCCTGGCTGGGCACGCTGTCCGCGGCCGGGCTGCTGTCCTGCGCCGTCGCGCTGGCGGCGGGGGACCGGCGCGACGCGCTGGGCGGGCTGCTGCTCAGCGACGCGCTGAGCGCCTTCATGCTGCTCGTGATCGGCGCGGTCGCGCTGCTGGCGATGGCGGCCAGTCCCGCCTACCTGGCGGCCGAGCTTGCCGCGGGGCATACGGGCCCGCGCGCGATGCGCCGCTACGGCGTGCTCACCCAGTCCTTCATCGCCGCGATGGCGCTGGCCGTCCTGTCTTCCAGCCTGGGCCTGCTGTGGGTCGCCATCGAAGCGACCACCATCCTGACCGCCTTCCTGGTCGGGCACCGGCGCACCCGCCAGGCCACCGAGGCCGCGTGGAAATACGTGGTCATCTGCTCGGTCGGCATCGCGCTCGCGCTGCTCGGCATCGTCATGGTCCATTACGCCGGCACCCGCGCCGGAATTGCTTCCCTGGACTGGGTGGTGCTGGCCGAGCACGCGAACCGGCTCGACCCCGGCGTGATGCGCATCGCGGTGATGCTGCTCGTGCTCGGGTTCGGCACTAAGGCCGGGCTGGCGCCGATGCACGCCTGGCTGCCCGACGCGCACAGCCAGGCCCCGGCTCCGGTGTCGGCGCTGATGTCAGGGGTGCTGCTGTCGGTGGCGTTCTATGCCATCCTGCGCGTCAAGGTCATCGCCGATCTGGCGCTCGGTGCAGGGTTCGCCCGGGTCTTGCTGGTCGTCGTGGCGTTGGCCTCTCTGGCCGTGGCCGCGTTGCTGCTGCTCGGGCAGCGCGACTACAAACGCCTGCTGGCCTACTCCAGCATCGAGCACATGGGGCTGGTCGCACTCGGCGCGGCGATCGGCAACACCCTCGCACTGGTCGCCGTGCTACTTCACATCCTCGGGCACGGGCTCGGCAAGTCGGTGTTGTTCCTGTCCGCAGGACAGCTGCACCAGGCGCTCGGCAGCAGCCGGATCCACGCGGTACGCGGGCTCGTGGCCAGAGCGCCGCTGCTCTCTGGGGTTTTCGCGCTGGGGCTGCTTGCCCTGCTCGGCCTGCCGCCCTTCAGTCTGTTCGCCAGCGAGCTGGGCATCGCGCGGGCGGGCTTCGCCGCCGGGTTGGGCTGGGCGATCGCGGCGGCCCTGGTGTTGATGCTGGTCATCGTCGCCGCCATCGGGCGCCAGGGCCGACGGATGCTCCTGGGCGGCGGGCCGGGTGAGGCCATCGCGCTGCCGCGCAGTGTGGCCGTCCCGCTGGTCGCGGGCCTGGCCGGCTGCGCCGTCCTGGGCATCACTCTCGGGCCGCTGCACTCCTTGTTGCAGGCCGCCGCCACCATCGCCGGAGCAACGCCATGA